ttcctttctaaggctgaatagtattttatgtattatccatttatctgttatggacatttgactattgtgaataatgctctGAACAGTGCTGGACAAGGAACTGAAAGTCcctgctttttgttctttttggtatCTACCTACAAGAGGAATTGCAGGGTCttaatggtaattctgtttaacttttgCCAGACTGTTTCCACagcagttgtaccattttacatccccaccagcattacacaaggattccaatttcttcacatccttggcaacatttgctattttctgtttttttttgtttgtttgtttttgtttttgtttttaaaggaatggTTTAAACAGGTTCCCTTCTTACTCCTCATTCATGCTTTAGTTGACTACGTAAGGACCCCTGTCCCTACTGCACCACTGAAATTGTGCAGGCAAAATAACTGCCAGCGACCACACTGCTACAAGTAATGGACTTTTCCCAAgttttgtattaatatttcagTATTTGGCAGTGCATCCTACTCCTAGTTTTTAAACTCTTCCCTTGTCATCCATCATCTCATTCTCTCTTGACAAATGTGAAAATGGAAGCTccaaaataagaattaaaatgaatattgatCCTTCAGGTAACAAGCTTCATTTATcatgaaaatttatatatatgaaacattctGTTTTCTGATGTTATTGGATAAATTAGGTGATAACCAAATTCTAAGTTCCAAAAGTTAAATATACTCCGTCTAAGGACTTTAACATGGCAGAGGACGGTGACAAGGTCAAGACCATGTTTTAGAGTCTTCTCCTTTGGTGGGTATTCAGTGATACAGCAGCTGAAAAGGTCAGAAGAAAGTTAACCTAGGATGGTGGTTTTTGGGTATCTAACTTTCACTTTTTTCCCATCCTCCAGGAAGTTGGCTGGAATGTGATGACTTAAAAGGCCCATGTTCTGAAAGGCACAAGAAATTTGAAGTTTCTGCTTCAGAGATACATATTGTTATCTGGGAAAGAAAAACATCCCAAGTGACAGATAAAGAAGCTGCCTGCCTTCCACTTAAAAAGACTAATGACCAACACGCTCTCGGTAATGAGAAACCAGTATCTTCAACATCGTGTTCTGTGGGTGATGCTGCCTTATCTGAAACAGCCTCAGTAACTCACCCTAAAGATACATCAGTTGCCCCTCATACTTTTTCACAGGACACAGCTGTAACTCATGGAGATCATTTACTTTCAGGTCCAAAAGGTTTGGTTGACAATAATATTTTACCTTTGACACTTGAAGAAACTATCCAGAAAACAACCTCAGTTTCACAGTTAAATTCTGAAGCTTTCCTGTTAGAAAGTAAACCTGTAGCAGAAAATACAGGAATTCTCGAAACAAATACTTTGCCATCACAAGAATCACTAATGGCGTCTTCAGTATCAGCTCCATGTCATGAAAAGCTTATCCCAGACCAAtttgtggacataagttttccaTCCCGAGTTGTAAATACAAACATGCAGTCAGTACAGCTGAATACAAAAGACACTGTAAATACTAAATCTGTGAATAATACTGATGCTACTGGTCTTTTACAGGGAGTGAAGTCAGTAGAAATTGAGAAGGACGCTCAGTTACAACAATTCCTTACACCAAAAACCGAACAATTAAAACCAGAACACGTCACATCTCAGGTAtctaatttgaagaaaaaagaaactacagcAGATTCTCAAACCACAACATCTAAGTCATTACAGAATCAGTCtctgaaagaaaatcagaagaagCCATTTGTGGGAAGTTGGGTTAAAGGCTTAATAAGCAGGGGTGCTTCTTTTATGCCACTCTGTGTTTCAGCTCATAATAGAAACACTATAACTGATTTACAACCTTCAGTTAAAGGGGTAAATAATTTCGGTGGCTTTAAAACTAAAGGTATAAACCAGAAGGCCCGCCACGTATCCAAGAAAGCGCGTGGGAGTGCAGGTAAGCCTCCTCCCATCAGTAAGCCACCACCAGGCCCTCCATCCTCTAATGGCACAGCTGCCCACCCACATGCTCATGCTGCTTCAGAAGTTTTGGAAAAGTCTGGAAGCACCTCGTGTGGAGCTCAACTCAACCACAGTTCTCATGGAAATGGTCTTTCTCCAGCAAACCATGAAGACGTGGTGGAAGGTCAGATTCATAAACTCCGTCTAAAACTTCGTAAAAAGCtaaaggcagaaaagaagaaattagctGCTCTTATGTCTTCCCCGCAAAGCAGAACAGTTCCAAGTGAAAATCTAGAACAGGTGCCCCAGGGTGGGTCTCCAAATGATTGTGAATCAATAGAGGACTTGTTAAATGAGCTACCATATCCAGTTGATACTGCCAGTGAGTCTGCATGCACCACTGTTGCTGGTGTTTCCCTGTATGGTAGTCAAACTCATGAAGAAATTTTAGCGGAATTACTGTCTCCTACAACTGTTTCAACAGAGCTGTCAGAAAATGGGGAAGGTGACTTTAGGTATTTGGGAATGGGAGATGGTCATATCCCACCACCAGTACCAAGTGAATTAAATGATGTTTCCGAGAACACACATCTGAGACAGGAACATAATTATTGTAGCCCCACCAAGAAAAATCCATGTGAAGTTCAGCCAGACTCTCTGACAAATAATGCCTGCGTTAGAACATTAAACTTGGAGAGTCCCATGAAGACTGATATTTTCGATGAGTTTTTTTCCTCCTCAGCATTAAGTGCTTTAGCAAATGACACATTAGACCTACCTCATTTTGATGAATATCTGTTTGAGAATTATTGAATTAATGCTTgttaactttttttcatataatatttattcttaGAAGAACTTACTATGTGTTCAGGTAGTGTTTATACACTGGACTTGTGTAATTACTTGTGTAATGACGATGAACAAAATGCAAGGTTTGACCTTTGGTTCTGCCCATTAAGCATGTAATCTGtcttacaaattaaaatcatttaatgtgttctcctttttggttttattttgttcttgttgagAGTATGagaatttcaaaatgttaaaggTGAAAAGTGGCATCAGTTTCTGACAGTTTGTACAGTTGGATGCATTAAAGTTTTAGATTTGAAGTTTTGGTT
This is a stretch of genomic DNA from Theropithecus gelada isolate Dixy chromosome 17, Tgel_1.0, whole genome shotgun sequence. It encodes these proteins:
- the USPL1 gene encoding SUMO-specific isopeptidase USPL1 isoform X2, whose amino-acid sequence is MATTKDPAAVDASGTGGPSPQNEGCTSKPEMPLESKYTSFPQALCVQWKNAYALCWLDCILSALVHSEELKNTVTGLCSKEESIFWRLFTKYNQANTLLYTNQLSGVKDGDCKKLTSEIFAEIETCLNEVRDEIFISLQPQLRCTLGDMESPVFAFPLLLKLEPHIEKLFLYSFSWDFECSQCGHQYQNRHMKSLVTFTNVIPEWHPLNAAHFGPCNNCNSKSQIRKMVLEKVSPIFMLHFVEGLPQNDLQHYTFHFEGCPYQITSVIQYRANNHFITWILDADGSWLECDDLKGPCSERHKKFEVSASEIHIVIWERKTSQVTDKEAACLPLKKTNDQHALGNEKPVSSTSCSVGDAALSETASVTHPKDTSVAPHTFSQDTAVTHGDHLLSGPKGLVDNNILPLTLEETIQKTTSVSQLNSEAFLLESKPVAENTGILETNTLPSQESLMASSVSAPCHEKLIPDQFVDISFPSRVVNTNMQSVQLNTKDTVNTKSVNNTDATGLLQGVKSVEIEKDAQLQQFLTPKTEQLKPEHVTSQVSNLKKKETTADSQTTTSKSLQNQSLKENQKKPFVGSWVKGLISRGASFMPLCVSAHNRNTITDLQPSVKGVNNFGGFKTKGINQKARHVSKKARGSAGKPPPISKPPPGPPSSNGTAAHPHAHAASEVLEKSGSTSCGAQLNHSSHGNGLSPANHEDVVEGQIHKLRLKLRKKLKAEKKKLAALMSSPQSRTVPSENLEQVPQGGSPNDCESIEDLLNELPYPVDTASESACTTVAGVSLYGSQTHEEILAELLSPTTVSTELSENGEGDFRYLGMGDGHIPPPVPSELNDVSENTHLRQEHNYCSPTKKNPCEVQPDSLTNNACVRTLNLESPMKTDIFDEFFSSSALSALANDTLDLPHFDEYLFENY
- the USPL1 gene encoding SUMO-specific isopeptidase USPL1 isoform X1; this encodes MMDSPKIGNGLPVIGPGTDIGISSLHMVGYLGKNYDSAKVPSDEYCPACREKGKLKALKTYRISFQESIFLCEDLQCIYPLGSKSLNNLISPDSEECHTPHKPQKRKSLESSYKDSLLLANSKKTRNHIVTDGEQVLNSKHNGEVYDESSSNLPDSSSQQNPVRTADSLERNEVLEADTVDMATTKDPAAVDASGTGGPSPQNEGCTSKPEMPLESKYTSFPQALCVQWKNAYALCWLDCILSALVHSEELKNTVTGLCSKEESIFWRLFTKYNQANTLLYTNQLSGVKDGDCKKLTSEIFAEIETCLNEVRDEIFISLQPQLRCTLGDMESPVFAFPLLLKLEPHIEKLFLYSFSWDFECSQCGHQYQNRHMKSLVTFTNVIPEWHPLNAAHFGPCNNCNSKSQIRKMVLEKVSPIFMLHFVEGLPQNDLQHYTFHFEGCPYQITSVIQYRANNHFITWILDADGSWLECDDLKGPCSERHKKFEVSASEIHIVIWERKTSQVTDKEAACLPLKKTNDQHALGNEKPVSSTSCSVGDAALSETASVTHPKDTSVAPHTFSQDTAVTHGDHLLSGPKGLVDNNILPLTLEETIQKTTSVSQLNSEAFLLESKPVAENTGILETNTLPSQESLMASSVSAPCHEKLIPDQFVDISFPSRVVNTNMQSVQLNTKDTVNTKSVNNTDATGLLQGVKSVEIEKDAQLQQFLTPKTEQLKPEHVTSQVSNLKKKETTADSQTTTSKSLQNQSLKENQKKPFVGSWVKGLISRGASFMPLCVSAHNRNTITDLQPSVKGVNNFGGFKTKGINQKARHVSKKARGSAGKPPPISKPPPGPPSSNGTAAHPHAHAASEVLEKSGSTSCGAQLNHSSHGNGLSPANHEDVVEGQIHKLRLKLRKKLKAEKKKLAALMSSPQSRTVPSENLEQVPQGGSPNDCESIEDLLNELPYPVDTASESACTTVAGVSLYGSQTHEEILAELLSPTTVSTELSENGEGDFRYLGMGDGHIPPPVPSELNDVSENTHLRQEHNYCSPTKKNPCEVQPDSLTNNACVRTLNLESPMKTDIFDEFFSSSALSALANDTLDLPHFDEYLFENY